The following proteins come from a genomic window of bacterium:
- the folK gene encoding 2-amino-4-hydroxy-6-hydroxymethyldihydropteridine diphosphokinase → VVAVSRVYETPPAGGVATRPFLNAAVAAATTLSARELLGLLNGIEAAAGRIRKERWADRTLDLDILLYGDRIIQEPGLAIPHPRLAERLFVLAPLADIAPDTVVPGTGKKVAPLLAECADDARATVVDVPGWT, encoded by the coding sequence CGTCGTGGCCGTGTCGCGAGTGTACGAAACGCCGCCGGCCGGCGGGGTGGCGACGCGGCCGTTCCTGAACGCCGCCGTCGCGGCGGCGACCACGCTTTCGGCACGGGAACTGCTCGGCCTGTTGAATGGGATCGAGGCCGCGGCCGGGCGCATCCGCAAGGAGCGCTGGGCCGACCGCACGCTCGATCTCGACATTCTCCTTTATGGCGACCGCATCATCCAGGAGCCGGGCCTCGCGATCCCGCATCCGCGCCTTGCCGAACGGCTTTTTGTTCTCGCGCCGCTTGCGGACATCGCGCCGGACACCGTTGTTCCCGGGACCGGCAAAAAGGTCGCCCCGTTGCTGGCGGAGTGCGCGGATGACGCGCGGGCGACGGTGGTCGACGTACCCGGGTGGACTTGA
- a CDS encoding tetratricopeptide repeat protein, translated as MNARTVAPLGLIVIVALAVSGCVAGKTSAPAVDSSAELRAQMEQMQRTLANMNLRMEELNNSVALLQDTAKANRDSIRKMRSEMDTPTIYIGETTPVAPATESAPLPSGGPTQDFGSAAGEGYVPGAAVSSSPPSLAGAPVVIPPAQGGDADRPSSEDGLSVARGHHRAGQYGLAAYELGRYLAAPRSTNDAAAARMLLAESYERLGDHAQASRHYGLVLSSGAGSYAPQARYRLAECAVALGQKVKARELFKSVVSLHPGTDEARRASEKLAQLESPEEDAR; from the coding sequence ATGAACGCACGTACCGTGGCCCCTTTGGGGCTGATCGTCATCGTCGCTCTGGCCGTGTCGGGGTGCGTCGCGGGCAAAACGTCCGCGCCCGCCGTCGACTCGTCGGCGGAGTTGCGCGCGCAGATGGAACAAATGCAACGCACGCTCGCCAACATGAATCTGCGGATGGAGGAGTTGAACAACTCCGTCGCGTTGCTTCAAGACACGGCCAAGGCGAACCGCGACTCGATCCGCAAGATGCGCTCGGAGATGGATACGCCGACGATCTACATCGGCGAGACCACGCCCGTCGCGCCCGCGACGGAGTCGGCGCCGCTGCCTTCGGGCGGGCCGACGCAAGACTTCGGATCGGCCGCGGGCGAAGGCTATGTGCCCGGCGCCGCGGTTTCGTCCTCGCCGCCGTCCCTGGCCGGCGCGCCCGTGGTCATTCCGCCCGCGCAGGGCGGCGACGCGGATCGCCCGTCGTCGGAAGACGGCCTGTCGGTGGCACGCGGGCACCATCGCGCGGGACAATACGGCCTCGCGGCGTACGAACTTGGCCGCTATCTGGCGGCGCCGCGTTCAACGAACGACGCGGCGGCCGCGCGGATGCTGCTTGCCGAAAGTTATGAACGGCTTGGCGACCATGCCCAGGCCTCGAGGCATTACGGACTCGTGCTCTCATCGGGCGCGGGATCGTACGCGCCCCAGGCCCGCTATCGTCTTGCCGAGTGCGCCGTTGCTCTCGGGCAAAAGGTAAAGGCCCGGGAATTGTTCAAGTCCGTCGTCAGTCTTCATCCGGGCACGGATGAGGCGCGCCGGGCCTCTGAGAAGCTTGCCCAACTCGAGTCCCCCGAGGAGGACGCCCGATGA
- a CDS encoding LysM peptidoglycan-binding domain-containing protein, with protein MTARLVLAIALGLFVAVSAAVAETDQAPAETPPNQIAIETDIMEYTITSGDTLWDLSTRFYGDPWLWPTIWELNPYIADPHWIYPDNKLKVRLVEGLSYAWKGGEPSFLAPADWWDPTFYYTTQQNMVDFITKAEIEQSGEIVDEIDDSLLLGEYHDIYFTMPEETNVQLGDIFTVYRERESVRSPKEGSLGNMIETLGEIETTNSTTLKNGRVVYTGRIVRSTAEIAVADKVVMMPRDSYTVTLNKTSLDLEGNIVAFHPERINFGQFETVFIDVGMKDGVEVGNSFSIWRESKDESRLPGYFIGNLIVVHVEPDNATALVTNSLREMAVGDRIQSDID; from the coding sequence ATGACCGCAAGACTCGTCCTTGCAATCGCCCTTGGCCTTTTCGTCGCCGTTTCGGCGGCGGTGGCCGAGACCGACCAGGCGCCCGCGGAGACGCCGCCCAACCAGATCGCCATCGAAACGGACATCATGGAATACACCATCACGTCCGGCGACACGCTGTGGGATCTTTCCACGCGTTTCTACGGCGATCCGTGGCTGTGGCCGACGATCTGGGAGCTGAACCCGTATATCGCGGATCCCCACTGGATCTACCCGGACAACAAGCTGAAGGTCCGGCTGGTCGAGGGCCTGTCGTACGCGTGGAAGGGCGGCGAGCCGTCGTTCCTCGCGCCGGCGGACTGGTGGGATCCGACGTTCTACTACACGACGCAGCAGAACATGGTCGATTTCATCACGAAGGCCGAGATCGAGCAGTCCGGCGAGATCGTGGACGAGATCGACGATAGCCTCCTGCTTGGCGAATACCACGACATCTACTTCACGATGCCCGAGGAAACGAACGTCCAGCTCGGCGACATTTTCACCGTCTATCGCGAGCGCGAGTCGGTGCGCAGCCCGAAAGAAGGCTCGCTCGGCAACATGATCGAGACGCTCGGCGAGATCGAAACGACCAACTCGACCACGCTCAAGAACGGGCGCGTCGTGTACACCGGCCGCATCGTCCGCTCCACCGCGGAGATCGCCGTGGCCGACAAGGTCGTCATGATGCCGCGCGACAGCTACACCGTCACGCTCAACAAGACGAGCCTTGACCTCGAAGGCAACATCGTCGCGTTCCATCCCGAGCGCATCAACTTCGGCCAATTCGAAACGGTGTTCATCGACGTGGGAATGAAAGACGGTGTCGAGGTCGGCAACAGCTTTTCCATCTGGCGGGAGAGCAAGGACGAAAGCCGTCTGCCCGGCTATTTCATCGGCAACCTCATCGTGGTGCACGTGGAGCCGGACAACGCGACGGCGCTCGTCACGAACTCGCTTCGCGAGATGGCGGTCGGCGACCGCATCCAGAGCGATATCGACTAG
- the nagZ gene encoding beta-N-acetylhexosaminidase has translation MLKIHDAGKRLIVGVPGVDVTPEARFALTELGAGGIVLFSRNFESPEQLRDLVRRYRELCRHDRLVVAVDQEGGKVQRLRAPFTEWPDARAFAEAGNAGDIARFARFLARELAAVDIDLDFAPVCDVLTWAQNPVIGRRAFSSDANEVAGCVRAFIDAMKDEGVMACAKHAPGHGDTEADSHVALPQTDADARRLAGVELVPFAEAARAGVAAMMTAHVIYRGIDREWPATLTSRVLDLVRALPFDGPLISDDLEMAAIADNFGVGEGAVLALLAGCDLLLVCHRADRQEEAAAAIYDAMRGRRWKREAIWDSDKRLVEWNRRFPPRTTLPPLSVIGHGEHEALAEKVRSASG, from the coding sequence ATGCTGAAAATCCACGACGCGGGCAAGCGCCTCATCGTCGGCGTGCCGGGCGTCGATGTGACGCCGGAGGCGCGTTTCGCGCTGACCGAGCTGGGAGCCGGCGGCATCGTCCTGTTTTCGCGCAACTTCGAGTCGCCCGAACAGCTTCGCGACCTCGTGCGCCGGTATCGAGAGCTGTGCCGGCACGATCGCCTCGTCGTCGCGGTCGATCAGGAGGGTGGCAAGGTGCAGCGCCTGCGCGCGCCGTTCACCGAGTGGCCCGACGCGCGCGCGTTCGCCGAAGCGGGAAACGCCGGGGATATCGCGCGCTTCGCGCGTTTTCTTGCCCGCGAGCTGGCCGCGGTCGATATCGATCTCGATTTCGCGCCGGTGTGCGACGTGCTGACGTGGGCGCAAAATCCCGTCATCGGGCGGCGCGCGTTCTCGTCCGACGCGAACGAAGTCGCCGGGTGCGTGCGGGCGTTTATCGACGCGATGAAGGACGAAGGCGTGATGGCGTGCGCCAAGCACGCGCCCGGCCACGGCGACACGGAGGCGGACTCGCACGTCGCGCTGCCGCAAACGGACGCCGACGCGCGGCGCCTCGCGGGCGTCGAACTGGTGCCGTTCGCCGAGGCCGCGCGCGCCGGCGTCGCGGCGATGATGACCGCGCACGTGATCTATCGCGGCATCGACCGCGAATGGCCGGCGACGCTGACAAGCCGCGTGCTCGATCTCGTGCGCGCGTTGCCGTTTGACGGGCCGCTGATCTCCGACGACCTGGAGATGGCGGCGATCGCGGACAATTTCGGCGTCGGCGAGGGCGCGGTGCTCGCGCTTCTCGCGGGTTGCGATTTGCTGCTGGTCTGCCATCGCGCGGATCGGCAAGAGGAAGCCGCGGCCGCGATCTACGACGCGATGCGCGGCCGCCGCTGGAAACGAGAGGCCATTTGGGATTCGGACAAGCGCCTCGTGGAATGGAATCGGCGCTTCCCGCCGCGAACAACGCTCCCGCCGCTTTCGGTCATCGGCCACGGCGAGCACGAGGCGCTCGCCGAGAAGGTTCGAAGCGCGAGCGGTTGA
- a CDS encoding KH domain-containing protein — protein sequence MIEFVARALVENPGDVHVDEIVQGGQTTYELTVADDDLGKVIGRGGRMARSLRTLLAAASLRTRKKSHLEILE from the coding sequence ATGATCGAGTTCGTCGCGCGCGCGCTCGTCGAGAATCCCGGTGACGTGCACGTGGACGAGATCGTCCAGGGCGGTCAGACGACGTACGAGCTGACCGTCGCCGACGACGACCTGGGCAAGGTCATCGGACGCGGCGGGCGCATGGCGCGCAGCCTGCGCACGCTTTTGGCCGCGGCCTCGCTGCGCACCCGCAAAAAGTCGCACCTCGAAATCCTCGAGTAG
- the rpsP gene encoding 30S ribosomal protein S16, whose amino-acid sequence MPLVMRLTRMGAKKKPFYRIVVADSRSPRDGRVVDFVGTYDPSKETAGDKVSLDRDSVDAWLGKGAQPSVTVRSLLKAQGINVGA is encoded by the coding sequence ATGCCGCTGGTTATGCGTCTGACGCGCATGGGCGCGAAGAAAAAGCCGTTTTATCGCATCGTCGTCGCCGATTCGCGCTCGCCGCGCGACGGCCGCGTCGTCGATTTCGTGGGAACCTACGACCCGAGCAAGGAAACCGCGGGAGACAAGGTTTCGCTTGACCGCGATTCCGTCGATGCGTGGCTCGGCAAGGGTGCTCAGCCTTCCGTCACCGTCCGCAGCCTCCTGAAGGCGCAAGGTATCAACGTCGGTGCCTGA
- the ffh gene encoding signal recognition particle protein, whose product MFESLSEKLNDVVKNLKGQGKLSEKNIQDAMKDVRMSLLEADVNFRVTREFLARVQERAMGSEVMRSLSPGQHFVKIVHEELTELMGGKGQDLTLSGRPAPVMFVGLQGSGKTTSVGKTANYLRKKGRRPFLVPADVYRPAAIEQLKTLAKQLDLPVYASHVGQDPVDICVAAREEAERFGHDVLLIDTAGRLSIDEAMMEELRRIKDKLKPSEILFVADAMTGQEAVNVAKAFNDEVEITGVVLTKMDSDARGGAALSIKAVLGKPVKLVGVGEKMDALEMFHPDRMAGRILDMGDIMTLVERAEAAMSEREAQELERKLRKNEFTLDDFRKQLAQVRGMGGLDSLMSMIPGMGKLKAMSGLTPDEGELTKIDAMIGSMTPDERRDHTIINGSRRQRIARGSGTTIQDVNNLLKKYAQAKTMITKMAQMGGLGGGMPGMPGMGGSMPPGLGGAKAMKAARKAMGKPGKKKKRR is encoded by the coding sequence ATGTTTGAAAGCCTTTCCGAAAAACTGAACGACGTCGTCAAAAACCTCAAGGGTCAGGGCAAGCTTTCGGAGAAGAACATCCAGGACGCCATGAAGGACGTGCGGATGAGCCTTCTCGAAGCGGATGTGAACTTCCGCGTCACGCGCGAATTCCTCGCCAGGGTGCAGGAGCGCGCGATGGGCTCGGAGGTCATGCGAAGCCTTTCGCCGGGCCAGCACTTCGTGAAGATCGTGCACGAGGAGCTGACCGAGCTGATGGGCGGCAAGGGGCAGGACCTCACGCTGTCCGGCCGCCCCGCGCCGGTGATGTTCGTCGGCCTGCAAGGCTCCGGAAAGACGACAAGCGTCGGCAAAACCGCGAACTATCTGCGCAAAAAGGGCCGCCGGCCATTTCTGGTGCCCGCGGACGTCTACCGCCCCGCCGCCATCGAACAGCTCAAAACGCTCGCCAAGCAACTCGATCTGCCCGTCTACGCCTCGCACGTCGGGCAGGACCCCGTCGATATCTGCGTCGCCGCGCGGGAGGAGGCCGAGCGCTTCGGGCACGACGTCCTCCTCATCGACACGGCCGGCCGTCTTTCGATCGACGAAGCGATGATGGAAGAGCTGCGTCGCATCAAGGACAAGCTCAAGCCCTCCGAAATCCTGTTTGTCGCCGACGCGATGACCGGCCAGGAGGCCGTCAACGTCGCCAAGGCGTTCAACGACGAGGTCGAGATCACGGGAGTCGTGCTGACGAAGATGGATTCGGACGCGCGCGGCGGCGCGGCGCTGTCGATCAAGGCCGTTCTCGGAAAGCCCGTCAAACTCGTCGGCGTCGGCGAGAAGATGGACGCCCTCGAGATGTTTCACCCGGACCGCATGGCCGGGCGCATCCTCGACATGGGCGACATCATGACGCTCGTCGAACGCGCCGAGGCCGCGATGTCCGAGCGCGAGGCTCAGGAGCTCGAACGCAAGCTGCGCAAGAACGAGTTCACGCTCGACGATTTCCGCAAGCAGCTCGCGCAGGTCCGCGGCATGGGGGGGCTCGATTCGCTGATGTCGATGATCCCCGGTATGGGCAAGTTGAAAGCGATGAGCGGCCTGACGCCGGACGAGGGCGAGTTGACGAAGATCGACGCGATGATCGGCTCCATGACGCCGGATGAGCGCCGCGACCATACGATCATCAACGGCAGCCGGCGCCAGCGCATCGCGCGCGGTTCGGGCACGACCATCCAGGACGTAAACAATTTGTTGAAAAAGTACGCCCAGGCCAAAACGATGATTACGAAGATGGCGCAGATGGGGGGCTTGGGCGGCGGCATGCCCGGAATGCCCGGCATGGGTGGCTCGATGCCGCCGGGCCTGGGAGGCGCCAAGGCGATGAAAGCCGCGCGCAAGGCGATGGGGAAGCCGGGCAAGAAGAAAAAACGACGTTGA
- a CDS encoding HU family DNA-binding protein, with translation MGAAKRFETKAEIVDHLAEKFGLTKKTATGVVNEFSNMLGDQIKRSGTLTFPGIGKVAVSNGKSGDRKTPTKSQTPRARRRSIDSQSLDHEPVRSRLPELHDETTGRIDAVKVANFLGITLSQVAAAVGVKYQTLHKTPTSESAQKGLALIKRCLEILDEYFHEPATIRAWLNCKNADLGMRTPIEVIREGYADAVYGMLAASYYGIPS, from the coding sequence ATGGGCGCCGCGAAGAGGTTCGAAACCAAGGCCGAGATCGTCGATCACCTTGCCGAAAAGTTCGGCCTGACGAAAAAGACGGCGACCGGCGTCGTCAACGAATTTTCGAACATGCTCGGAGATCAGATCAAACGATCGGGCACGCTGACCTTTCCGGGCATCGGGAAGGTGGCGGTATCGAACGGGAAATCCGGCGACCGGAAAACTCCGACAAAATCGCAAACGCCGCGCGCACGACGTCGATCGATCGACTCTCAATCCCTCGACCACGAACCCGTTCGGTCACGATTGCCGGAACTGCACGACGAGACAACCGGTCGGATCGACGCCGTGAAAGTGGCGAATTTTCTTGGAATTACTCTTTCGCAAGTCGCGGCCGCAGTTGGCGTCAAATATCAAACGCTCCATAAAACGCCGACGAGCGAATCGGCTCAAAAGGGGCTCGCTCTTATCAAACGATGCCTCGAAATCCTCGACGAATACTTTCACGAACCGGCCACGATTCGCGCGTGGCTCAACTGCAAGAACGCCGATTTGGGGATGCGGACGCCCATTGAAGTCATTCGCGAAGGATACGCCGATGCGGTCTATGGCATGCTGGCCGCATCTTATTACGGGATTCCAAGCTGA
- a CDS encoding RES family NAD+ phosphorylase, with translation MTGGRFNPRETFDTIYLAADSITASCEVGAAIFQPGGAPIAVEHMPLVFVSIRGTVSDLLDLREPDICDALHTSDIELTNDWRYWQSLHAMGVSSIPPTQELGRAAYMCGVIRGLVFPSSKNRPHGICLAIFPDRLADGDFLEVHDPSGRLVERYP, from the coding sequence TTGACAGGAGGTCGTTTCAACCCGCGAGAAACGTTCGATACCATCTATCTCGCGGCCGATTCGATCACAGCTTCGTGCGAGGTCGGCGCCGCGATATTTCAACCGGGCGGCGCACCGATCGCCGTCGAACACATGCCGCTTGTCTTCGTTTCGATTCGCGGCACGGTTTCCGACTTGCTCGATCTTCGCGAGCCCGATATTTGCGACGCGCTACACACCTCGGACATCGAGTTGACGAATGACTGGCGGTATTGGCAATCCCTGCATGCCATGGGGGTTAGTTCGATCCCGCCGACGCAGGAACTCGGTCGCGCAGCGTATATGTGCGGCGTGATCCGCGGCCTCGTTTTCCCTTCGTCCAAGAACCGGCCCCACGGGATTTGCCTGGCTATATTCCCCGATCGGCTGGCCGACGGCGATTTTCTCGAGGTCCACGACCCCTCCGGGCGGCTCGTCGAACGATACCCCTGA
- a CDS encoding SOS response-associated peptidase → MCGRYAGGDGGEPNAELLIRVLKIIRDNPDIFPPRRDNISPTQSAPIVRERDGGRHVDELRWGLVPKWVKDPKDLKAPLINARGESVATKPSFREAFRRRRCLVPAAGFYEWKKDGAKKIPHFIRREDEGMMMFAGLWEHWEKGDEAIDSYTIITTDALPGLRELHDRMPVIVSPNDFDAWLDPSVSDADRLAPIVRPNDDGGLVYYPQDPRDGVMARSRA, encoded by the coding sequence ATGTGCGGCCGATACGCCGGAGGCGACGGGGGCGAGCCGAACGCGGAACTTTTGATTCGCGTGCTGAAGATCATCCGCGACAATCCGGACATCTTCCCGCCGCGCCGCGACAACATCAGCCCCACGCAGTCGGCGCCGATCGTCCGCGAGCGCGACGGCGGCCGGCACGTTGACGAATTGCGCTGGGGGCTTGTGCCGAAATGGGTCAAGGATCCCAAGGATCTGAAAGCGCCGCTCATCAACGCGCGCGGCGAATCCGTCGCGACCAAACCCTCGTTCCGCGAGGCGTTCCGGCGCCGGCGGTGCCTCGTGCCGGCCGCCGGCTTCTACGAGTGGAAAAAAGACGGCGCGAAAAAGATCCCCCATTTCATCCGCCGCGAGGACGAGGGGATGATGATGTTCGCCGGCCTGTGGGAGCATTGGGAAAAGGGCGATGAGGCGATCGACTCCTACACCATCATCACCACGGATGCGCTGCCCGGGCTGCGGGAGCTGCACGACCGCATGCCCGTCATCGTTTCGCCAAACGATTTCGACGCGTGGCTCGATCCGTCGGTGAGCGACGCGGATCGCCTGGCGCCGATCGTGCGTCCGAACGATGACGGCGGGTTG